TATAAGTAACCcttacttttatcttttaccatttttacatcttctatcttccaaaatttcccaagttcttcttcATACTCTCCGACTTACAAGTAAAGCCGTGATTTCTTTCCGAAAAacccctcttcaattctaccaaatctctatcaCTTTCTTATATTTCttacttttgaattcaaaaatggcgaaaacatcgcaaactattcctcagaaagagaaggcttcatcttcacagtgtgtcgcCGATGGGGCgccggcagaaccacggcctgaggagtgtgttcccggggcgtgcgtccttacttcaaattttaaggttgataaaggttcatcggtccctagccggtgtgagccggtatcgaggtacatgtgttcgataatcgagaagcacctcgatctgttaaagaaggattgcaattggggtgaaaaagaagtaataatacctacccctgacgaagatatcacttctcaCGTGAAAAGGGTGaacgtatatacttaccctttcactttgggtcccctcgattccgtcattattgacttctgtcgacaatatcaggtaaccttaggccaggtccatccttctttgtggcggatcgttatcctgatccgatattttgtgagcaaaatcgaggggatgtcgttcaccctcgatcatcttatccggtTGTACCATCCCctactttttcgaggagggttaataaaactccagcgtcgggctaccaaggctatgttctcgagtattgacgaggacagagATCGGGGTTGggtgggcaggttcgttcgaataaggacttcggacctgatcccgactgaaaagatgccctttcccgaggagtggaatatgaaacgtaagtgcgATCTTgctgttgcttctattttgttcttccatttattctcttatcgacactcctctttttgtgatgtagcggttccctggatgccctgAGCgattcccgatctcaagaactgggtgcAGGCTctggtttcgacctccacatacgccgaccgctcatggcgtgatttgtcaaagggtcggtgggagtcCAAAAATCANNNNNNNNNNNNNNNNNNNNNNNNNNNNNNNNNNNNNNNNNNNNNNNNNNNNNNNNNNNNNNNNNNNNNNNNNNNNNNNNNNNNNNNNNNNNNNNNNNNNNNNNNNNNNNNNNNNNNNNNNNNNNNNNNNNNNNNNNNNNNNNNNNNNNNNNNNNNNNNNNNNNNNNNNNNNNNNNNNNNNNNNNNNNNNNNNNNNNNNNagacaagaagggacagtaccaaaaagccatataaaagcagaataaaaacaaaaagatattaaggtaatcaacaatgaaagaaaacagttgttagtcataaaaacctactgcccacagaaagcgagactgcgtgccaatactactgttatgaacactctagactacctactctactgcCCTAATCCttgacctccataccttcctttcaagggtcatgtcctcggtcagctgaagctgcgccatgtcttgcctaatcacctctccccacctcttctttggcctacctctacctctccgtaagccttccaatgtcaacctctcacaccttctcaccggggcgtctgtgctcctcctcttcACATGACCAAATCGTCTAAGCCGCGCTTCTCGCATattgtcctcaataggggtcacacccaccttgtcgcgaataacctcatttctgatcctatctaatcTGGTGTggccgcacatccatctcaacaacctcatctctgctaccttcatcttctggacatgagcgatcttgactggccaacactcagcgtcatacaacatcgttggtctgaccaccactttgTAGAATTTACCCTTAAGTTTTGGtagcaccttcttgtcacataaaacaccggaagcgagtctccatttcatccatcccgccccaatacgatgcgtgacatcttcatcaatctccccatcccctaaataatagacccaaggtacttaaaactccctctcctagggatgacctgcgagtccaccctcacctccccttcccccctgagtctcgccactgaacttacattccaagtattctgtcttggtcctgctcaacttaaaacatttagattccagggtctgcctccatacctctaattgcgcgttcacaccGCCTCGCGTCTAGTCAATCTATACAATATcgtctgcaaatagcatgcaccacgacacctccccttggatgtggcgcgtcagtacatccatcaccagagcaaacaaaaaagagTTGAGTGCCGACctctgatgcaaccccatcataaccggaaaatgGTCTGAGTCCTCACCCATCGTCCTCACTCGAGTCTTTATTCCACCatgcatgtccttaatcaacctaacgtaggcaacaggtacacctctagcctccaagcatctccacaaaacctccctcggaactttatcgtacgtcttttctaagtcgatgaacaccatatacaagtccttctttctctccctatactgctccatcaatctcctaacaaggtggatggcttctgtagtcgaacgcccttgcataaacccaaactggttctcggaaatagacaccctcttcctcacccttagctctaccactctctcccaaactttcatagtatggctaagcagcttgataccccgatagttattgcaattttggatatcacccttgttcttgtatacaggaatCATCGTGCTCCACTTCCACTCT
This sequence is a window from Nicotiana tomentosiformis chromosome 5, ASM39032v3, whole genome shotgun sequence. Protein-coding genes within it:
- the LOC138910806 gene encoding uncharacterized protein yields the protein EIDEDVTHRIGAGWMKWRLASGVLCDKKVLPKLKGKFYKVVVRPTMLYDAECWPVKIAHVQKMKVAEMRLLRWMCGHTRLDRIRNEVIRDKVGVTPIEDNMREARLRRFGHVKRRSTDAPVRRCERLTLEGLRRGRGRPKKRWGEVIRQDMAQLQLTEDMTLERKVWRSRIRAVE